TTGTTAGTTTTTTATATTATTGTTTTTCACTATCTTCAGAATCAGTGATTTCTTCTTCAGGTTGAGCTTGCGCTTGCGCTTGAGCAAATTGACTTGCCATTTGGATCATTTGTTCTAACTCATTAACTTTTGCTTCTAAAGCAACATAATCTTCTTTTTCAATTAATTCTTTAACTTCTGAAACAATTTTTTCAGCTTGTTCTTTTTGTTCTTGAGGAACTTGTTGTCTTTCTTGATTTAAACTTGTTTCAATAATTGAAATGTAACTTTCAGCTTTGTGTCTTAATTCAATATTTTTACGTTTTTGTTCATCAGCTTCTGCATTTGCTTCTGCTTCTTTAATCATTTTTTCAATATCAGCATCGCTTAATGCTCCTGAGTTGCTAATAGTAATTGATTTTTCTTCATTTGTTGCTTTATCTTTTGCAATAACACTTACAATTCCGTTTACATCAATTTTGAATGTTACTTCAATTTGAGGCATTCCTTTTGGAGCTGGTTTAATTCCTGTTAATTGGAATTGACCTAATGATTTATTATCAGCTGCCATTGGTCTTTCACCTTGTAATACATTAATATCAACTGCTGGTTGGTTATCAACTGCTGTTGAGAATACTTGTGATTTTTCAGTTGGGATAGTTGTATTTCTTTCAATTAATTTAGTCATAACTCCACCCATAGTTTCAATTCCTAAAGATAGTGGTGTAACGTCTAATAATAATACATCAGTAACATCTCCTGCTAAAACTCCACCTTGGATAGCAGCTCCCATTGCAACAACTTCATCTGGGTTAATTGAACGGTTTGGTTCTTTTCCTAATAATTCTTTAACTAATTTTTGTACTGATGGTATTCTTGTTGATCCACCAACTAATAAAACTTCATCAATATCACTTGCACTTAATTTAGCTGCTTGTAATGCATCTTTAACTGGTTTTGATGTTCTATCAACTAAATCTTTTGTAATTTTGTCAAATTCTGTTCTTGATAATTGAGTTGCAAATGAAACTGGTCCATTTTCGTTCATTGCGATAAATGGTAAGTTAATTTCAACTTCTAATTGGCTTGATAAATTGATTTTTGCTTTTTCAGCTTCGTCTTTTAATCTTTGTAGAGCCATTTTGTCATTTTTTAAATCAACTCCACTTTTTGATTTAATTTTTTCAATTAATCAGTCAATGATTTTTGTATCAAAGTTATCTCCTCCAAGTTTGTTATCTCCACTTGTTGATAATACTTCAAAAGTTCCATCAGCTAATTCTAGGATAGAAATGTCAAATGTTCCTCCCCCTAAGTCATAAACTAATACTTTTTCTTCTTTATCTTTTTTCTCTAAACCATATGCTAATGCAGCTGCAGTTGGTTCATTTATAATTCTTTCAACATCTAATCCTGCAATTTTACCAGCATCTTTTGTTGCTTTACGTTGTGAATCATTGAAGTAAGCTGGAACTGTAATAACTGCTTTAGTAATTTTTTCACCAACTTTATCTTCAGCATATTTTTTCATATATCTTAAAATTTCAGCTGAAATTTGTTCTGGTGTATATTGTTTATTGTTAACATTAATCTTTTCAGTTGTTCCCATTTTTGATTTAACTGAAATAACAACATTTGGATTTGTAACTGCTTGACGTTTTGCAGCTCCACCAACAATAATATCTTCATTTTTAAATGCTACAACTGATGGTGTAGTTCTTTGCCCTTCAGGATTTTCTAATATGATTGGTTGTCCACCTTCCATAATTGACACAACTGAGTTAGTTGTTCCTAAATCTATTCCTATAATTTTTTCTTTTGCCATAATCTTATTTCTCCCTTTTTACTATTTTGCTACTTTAACAATTGCGTGAATTAACACTCGATCGTGAATCATATATCCATCTGAAATAACAGATACAATTTTATTTGATTCCATACCACTATTTTCTAGTGATTCGTTTGCTTCATGAAAATTTGAATCAAATTCATCCCCCGCTTTAACACCCATTGCTTTAATTCCATTGTTTTCAAATGCACTATCAATTTGATTAATAATCATTTTAAATCCCATTAAATAGTTTTGCAAATCTGGATTATCAGTTGGTGTATCCACTACTTTTTTTAATAAAT
This region of Mesoplasma melaleucae genomic DNA includes:
- the dnaK gene encoding molecular chaperone DnaK translates to MAKEKIIGIDLGTTNSVVSIMEGGQPIILENPEGQRTTPSVVAFKNEDIIVGGAAKRQAVTNPNVVISVKSKMGTTEKINVNNKQYTPEQISAEILRYMKKYAEDKVGEKITKAVITVPAYFNDSQRKATKDAGKIAGLDVERIINEPTAAALAYGLEKKDKEEKVLVYDLGGGTFDISILELADGTFEVLSTSGDNKLGGDNFDTKIIDWLIEKIKSKSGVDLKNDKMALQRLKDEAEKAKINLSSQLEVEINLPFIAMNENGPVSFATQLSRTEFDKITKDLVDRTSKPVKDALQAAKLSASDIDEVLLVGGSTRIPSVQKLVKELLGKEPNRSINPDEVVAMGAAIQGGVLAGDVTDVLLLDVTPLSLGIETMGGVMTKLIERNTTIPTEKSQVFSTAVDNQPAVDINVLQGERPMAADNKSLGQFQLTGIKPAPKGMPQIEVTFKIDVNGIVSVIAKDKATNEEKSITISNSGALSDADIEKMIKEAEANAEADEQKRKNIELRHKAESYISIIETSLNQERQQVPQEQKEQAEKIVSEVKELIEKEDYVALEAKVNELEQMIQMASQFAQAQAQAQPEEEITDSEDSEKQ
- a CDS encoding nucleotide exchange factor GrpE, with protein sequence MNKEKDLNKEETLNTEEKQSEKVEEVKKDKKDYKKIIHELQNEIEFQKGLRNADIANLTKKRNEQEALIRKYGSTNLAEELIKPIDLLKKVVDTPTDNPDLQNYLMGFKMIINQIDSAFENNGIKAMGVKAGDEFDSNFHEANESLENSGMESNKIVSVISDGYMIHDRVLIHAIVKVAK